From Daucus carota subsp. sativus chromosome 6, DH1 v3.0, whole genome shotgun sequence:
TAATTCAATATTTTTGTTGAAATGATACGCACTGTAGAATTCAAGGTACAGTATTATACATCTTTAACTAAAATAGTTACAGATGTCAAGAGTACAACATTATCAGTGAAATTCAGTATAAAAATGTACTGTGCTTTGTCAAAAACTGGATTCCTGAAAGATGCAGATCctacaaaatataaaagaaaagttCAGTTCCTCCACAAAACATTGCTCAAGTGTGTACAGTAAATTATCGagataatatttgatatttccATTGATATACAGTTAATGCCGCATTACTTGCATTGAAATATCAATACCCCTAACTGTTAAACTTACATGCGTTTTTCGAGAGGTTTGAAGATAGATATGCATAAAGGACAGCAagtatgatgatgatgattgcAATCTGCATTGGAAATACAATATTGTGAGTGACTGGTGTTTTTTACACACTAAGAAATAAGAAACATAAAAAGTAACTACTCCGTATTAACCAATTTTGTTATATCTTATCTAAAAGAACAAGCGAGCAGCAACATAAACACTAACCAACACAGAGTTGTATCCTGATTCACTCTCAATAATGTAAGATTTTCTGCTGCAATATAGAAACATGGCGAACTTTCAGAATTATCACATTCCACAAGCACAGTATAGTTTGATTGTAGTAAGAAAATCAGTGCTCAAGTGCAACACGTAAACAAACCTTTTGGTCAAGGCTCCTGAATCCTTGCATGTTTTCTGAATTGCTTCTAGCCTACTCAAAGTTATTGTAGCATTTGGATCATCATTGTCAACCTAAATGGGTCAGATGCAGCATATATTTCACTAATGTTAACAACTCCGCACTAAAAAGTTTCATTTCTAATCAAATGAAGATAAACAAACTAACAAAGGCTTTACACGGAAAATAACAGTTCTTCTAATGCGTGCCCATGGACATGCTAAGAGTTGTAATTTTGATACTTCCAAAAACATTTACTCCCTCCATGGCTCCATCCCTTCCATTTGTTTACAAATGGGTTGACATATGGGTTGGGCAGAGAGATTAAAAAGGATGTataaaggaaggaaaagtgggtaaagtagtgggagtgattgatatttaatatatacagCAATAAAGGAAAGGAGTGGATGTagttagtttttatattataaaatttactatttttggtgattattaaatgtaaagaattggaagGGACAtactaaaaagaaaatttcaaaaaaatgtttGGGTCAGAGAGGATAATAATGTGTGTATACTTTTCTATTGATCTGTAATTAATGTTATCCATAACTTAATTTTAACCAACCCATTAACTTCAAATACGCATTTCTCCACACTCTTTCATATCCTaagataatataattcaatttaaaaataatattaatattgaaaaaatatgtTCAAAAACAAAACTTCATCCTATATATACCCAATATATTCtacacatatttttttaaacaaaactttttaaaagataatttaaaaaagaagtATCATAATGATATTGAGTAAAATCTTTTTTAGTAAGATTTGCCAGCATCATCAAGagtgttatatataataagaacaaatttataataaaaacaataatatatcaCATTTAGATTTTGTTaatctatatattatatggCATACAGGCATACCATCATCAACTGGGACTTAAAAAAGTAGTACAACTTTAGAAGCACAAGTGCGCTTGTAACTAGAACAAAAAGTTTGATgaacatataatattcatagtattatatgttaatttgctaaaatcaaaattttgatttgctaattaataaatacatagtattcgaaaaatataatatttataataataataatataaacaacagAACACATACTTTATataaagtatattatattaaaagttGATACCATTGAAGATATTATacgaaaaaaaattagttagcCCTCGTTACTGCTTTCAATAATTAATACTATTgatatttattactccctctgtcccaattaatttgtcttgtttgacttttttgtggtcaaattgaccaaactttgactgataattagtaattattcttACATGATCCTGAAAATCGAAAAAATACATTTAAAAGTAGATTAGATGTAGATTCTAGTAATATGTTTTTATaagtttttgaaattatttaatatatgtaaattacaGTCAAAGttcggtcaatttgaccataaaaagtcaaacatgacAAATAAATTCACATGGGATATGCTAGTAGGAGTATTTCTCTGTTACTGCAAAATGCTAATGTTAACTACAAATGAATAGAAAATTAAATGAAtcatattatatgttattggGAGTATCAAATTACAATTCCTGGCATGTGCATGTGGGCACAcactataaaaaaataaaaagatatacaAAGGGCAATCAGAAATTAGCCACATTATTTTAAACAGTTAGGAAAAGGTTTTGCTAGTTCTATGGTGCACAGTGAATAACCTGAAATTATAGCTTCTGGAGCAAATATGTCAAAACCATGTTGATgatgttatactccctccgtcccaccaggttttttacagtttcctttttgggatgtcctatccaattctttacattccaaaacttaccaaatatagtcaatgggtcccaccacttcccaacttttcctcccttttcacactacttttactcccttttcacactacttttactccactatctctcttttattcattaaaaattgatgggtcccaccacttcgcccacttttcttcctcttttccactactttatacatatttcttaacctccgtgcccaaaccaaacgtaaagaattggctgggacggagggagtacattataCTACTCTATTTTGAGTTTCAGTTATGAATTGTTTTTAAGTAACGAAAGCTATTTAACATGGTATTAGAGCTTGATTTTGGAGGGTCTCGGGTTCAACCGGTCAAGTCCCTCCACCCCCATCTGTTTATTTAATCAGTTGCTTATCTATTGGTTCTGTTTGCTGTTTGTCCAGTTCAATCATATGATTGAGGGACTGTTGAATGTTTGATAATATAGGATCATGTAGTGgcttcctctaacaccttaaggttttagatggaatGGTTAATTAGCATGAATAAACATATCATACACAGTTACATGTTGTAGAACATCACTGTAGATGCATTGCGTTGTAACTATCTAGATTAATGATAACATACCTTAGACTTCAGCAAACATGAAAAATCAAAGAAGGCACCATATACATCGGACATTGTTTTTGTTCGGTCAATAACTTTGGCAGTGAGACCTAGAAAACAAAAAccataattcatatatattatataaatcaaGCAAAATATACATAAGCTTTTTATAACCAGTAAGGTCAAAAAATACACCAGAAAACAGCTAATGGACGTCACAACATTCTTAtcttattcaaatatttcatGTGCATCTACATGGCTACATAACACACGGtgaaagttgtttccagctttgGTATTATCTTGTTAAAATATTTCATGTGCATCTATATGGCTACACAACATATGGTGAAAGTTGTTTGCGGCTTTAGTACGGCAAATACTACTTACGGAAAAAGGGAAACGAATGCTATTGTTAGCAACAATATGTGATGGTATTGTAAACAACAAATGTGCTTCAGAATCTATATAAATGCATCTCAATAAGTGATTCTGTCAGGAGGTTAGTCTCTACACAAGTATAGAGTGGTATGTCAGTGATAGTAGCAGTATTTATAAAGGGGTGTATTAGCAAGTGTACTATAGTCTTTTACTGCACTGCAGCAACAGACTAGTTCCAAATAGCTATCAGCTAGTTGTAATTCTGTTATGTTAAATTTGAATATCAGAATATAGAATGCATTTCCACCCGTCTTTCTCTCTCTAGGTTTTCTATCCTGTCTCTCTCTATAACAGAATTCTCTCTATAGTTTTTTCATCTCATTAGCTTTTATGCTGTTGAATCTCTCAATATCTACCTATCTCTAGCCTTAAACTAGCTATATTGTCTTGTTCCTCTGCTTGGTATACTGCCAAACTCATAGAACAATCACAAAAACAGAAAAATACTAAGTTCCTGACAGATTCCTAGTGAAAAAATGTCATACTCTAGTTAAGCAAGAACccaaatattaaataaagtaGAATTGCTAAACATATTACTTAATTGATAGTTAAGGCGAGGTCTTGATTAAGCATTAAAGCTAGCCATTGAAATTTTTGGTATTGGTGGACAGTATCTCATTGTTCCTTAAATATGGTTTCAACTTATAAGGCATTTTGCCCATGTTCAATGGGTGTAGTGTTTGTAGAAATCAACTTTTTACCGAAGATCAAAGATAAAGTCTTCTTCATGTAGGAATTATGATTTATGCTACGAAATAGATGGACATTTTGAAGATTAGTAAACATCTTCATTTCTCTTTACCTTTGGTAGTTATAAAGAAGCCTGGTAGACTTGGTATTCTAGAACAACACCAATCATATTCAATTATCAAGAACAAAACAATAGAAAAGACATTAAAAGTCATTATAAAGAGATGAACTACATTTTCTAATATGATATGGCGAGTACAATTCAAAGTTAATACTTACCACGTCTCATTTTCACCACCCCTCTGAAGACTTGAATGTTGTTGTAACATAAAGAAAGTGTTCCAATTGCCATaatctgaaattttttaaaataagaagCAAAATTTTGGAGAGACATGAATAACATGAAAATGAAGGCTTATGCAGAAAACAGTGCTCTGCTAACACCTACCAACTCAATGGTATATCCTAAAAAGAAATAACAAAACATGGTTTTGTTGGTTGTCGAACTAGATGGATCCACTAGAATTTACTACATATGGTCAAACATAACATTGCATATACTACAATTTCGAGAATCTGTGGCAAGATAAAGAGATGAGGATaaaacaaaaaaggaaaaaagacgAATCTCTCGAAAAGAATAAGAAGTAAAAAGTTCATGTTTTGAACTTTAGGGGCTTTGACTACATATGGTCAAACATAACATTGCATATAATACAATTTCGAGAATCTGTGGCAAGATAAAGAGATGAGGATaaaacaaaaaaggaaaaaagacgAATCTCTCGAAAAGAATAAGAAGTAAAAAGTTCATGTTTTGAACTTTAGGGGCTTGGATTTAGAAACTGCAAAAGTTTAAACAAGCTGAGTATTCTTATACCACAAAAACACTCAAGTCGGTTTATTTTATAAGATATGTGAAGTTCCTTGTGATAATGTACCTGTGGAATTGCACAGAACCGGAAGATGGCAGGATCTCGCAAATCAGACATGTACTTTAGACAGTCTTCTGCGTGTATCAGAGCATTTGCGACCATTTCATTTAGGCACCGCACCGCCACTATTGAGTTCTTCTCATCTTTTAATTCCTGAATTATATAATCGCCCcaaatttagaaaattaattCATAAACAGGcactattataaatttttagttaGCTAGTTCTCCAGTAATATGGTTATCATATCTTTGATGGTTAGACAAGAAAAGAGAGTATTGAAACTAGATTTTTATATCTAGTGACCGAAAGGGATATACCTCGAGTTTATCAACATATTTACTCCAGATCTCGCGAGGCCAAAACATGCGTGACTTTGGTATTTCATTAATGTCCTCCAAATAATCTCGAATAATGTTTGTCTTCTGCAATTATTAAATACACATGGAAAAACATTATTTCGAACAATGAGTCAATTTTAATCACCATTTTATATAGTCCTACAATGTCAAAATGAATACCTGGAGAAATAAACCCATTGAATTGGATAAAGCATCTGTAGCCAGATCTTCTGCCCCTGAAGCATGGAATAGCTTTGACAACCCTAATCCAACAAGTCCGGCTACATAATGACAATATTCATCATAATCATCGATTGATTCTACCTGTATTACAAGGAATTATAAGTGGCACATATAGCATAAATTTACCAATGTATTATAACTATTTAACAACTTATATGTAGCTTCAAGACGGTATAATTTG
This genomic window contains:
- the LOC108192971 gene encoding squalene synthase 2 gives rise to the protein MGSLGAILKHPDDFYPLLKLKYAAKHAEKQIPPQPHWAFCYSMLHKVSRSFGLVIQQLGPQLRDAVCIFYLVLRALDTVEDDTSISTEVKVPILIDFHRHVYDNDWHFSCGTKEYKVLMDEFHHVSNAFLELAKGYQEAIEDITMRMGAGMAKFICKEVESIDDYDEYCHYVAGLVGLGLSKLFHASGAEDLATDALSNSMGLFLQKTNIIRDYLEDINEIPKSRMFWPREIWSKYVDKLEELKDEKNSIVAVRCLNEMVANALIHAEDCLKYMSDLRDPAIFRFCAIPQIMAIGTLSLCYNNIQVFRGVVKMRRGLTAKVIDRTKTMSDVYGAFFDFSCLLKSKVDNDDPNATITLSRLEAIQKTCKDSGALTKSRKSYIIESESGYNSVLIAIIIIILAVLYAYLSSNLSKNA